The Dyadobacter subterraneus genome window below encodes:
- a CDS encoding putative DNA modification/repair radical SAM protein, which translates to MSERLHEKLEILADAAKYDVSCSSSGSKRTNHNKGLGEATGSGICHTYTEDGRCVSLLKILLTNHCIFDCAYCVTRKSNDIKRAAFTVQEVVDLTMNFYRRNYIEGLFLSSGIFKNADYTMERLVSVAKKLRTENKFNGYIHLKTIPGASDELMHEAGLWADRLSVNIEIPTESGLKLLAPDKNIKDMIEPMTYLKKEIIRTKEESKIFKSAPLFAPAGQSTQMIIGASGESDKDIMHTANKFYKGFNLKRVYYSGYVPISNDNRLPGLGSAVPVLRENRLYQTDWLMRFYGFHVQELLNDQFPNLDPEIDPKLSWALRNMAFFPVDVNTADLQLILRVPGIGVQSAQKIVGARRFNKLGWDHLKKIGIAINRAKYFITCNSPITDRKDYTEAKIRQFILNESRSKFLTNGGQQYNLFG; encoded by the coding sequence ATGTCGGAAAGACTTCATGAGAAGCTTGAAATTCTTGCTGATGCGGCCAAGTACGACGTATCATGTTCATCCAGTGGCAGCAAGCGCACCAATCACAACAAAGGATTAGGTGAGGCGACGGGAAGCGGAATTTGTCATACCTACACGGAAGATGGACGCTGCGTTTCACTTCTAAAAATCCTGCTTACTAATCATTGTATTTTTGACTGCGCTTACTGCGTTACAAGAAAAAGCAATGACATTAAAAGAGCCGCATTCACGGTTCAGGAAGTGGTCGATCTGACCATGAATTTTTACCGCAGAAATTATATTGAAGGACTTTTCCTGAGTTCGGGTATTTTTAAAAATGCCGATTACACAATGGAAAGGCTGGTTTCTGTTGCCAAAAAACTTCGGACAGAAAATAAATTCAACGGATATATCCATCTCAAAACAATTCCCGGCGCAAGTGATGAACTTATGCATGAAGCGGGTTTGTGGGCAGATCGTCTCAGCGTAAATATTGAAATTCCGACAGAAAGTGGTTTGAAACTTTTGGCTCCGGATAAGAATATCAAAGATATGATCGAGCCGATGACTTATTTGAAAAAGGAGATCATCCGGACGAAGGAAGAATCGAAAATATTTAAGTCTGCGCCGCTTTTTGCACCCGCCGGACAAAGCACACAAATGATCATTGGCGCCAGTGGTGAATCCGATAAAGACATCATGCACACGGCGAATAAATTCTATAAAGGATTTAATTTGAAACGGGTTTATTACTCAGGTTATGTACCAATCAGTAACGATAACCGATTGCCTGGTTTAGGAAGTGCTGTTCCGGTTTTGAGAGAAAATCGGTTATATCAAACGGATTGGCTTATGCGGTTTTACGGATTTCATGTGCAGGAATTACTGAATGATCAGTTTCCAAATCTTGACCCCGAAATCGATCCAAAACTTAGCTGGGCGCTCAGAAACATGGCTTTTTTCCCGGTTGATGTTAATACTGCCGACTTGCAATTAATTCTTCGGGTACCAGGAATTGGCGTCCAATCGGCACAAAAAATTGTTGGAGCGCGCCGGTTCAATAAATTGGGATGGGATCATCTTAAAAAAATCGGAATAGCGATTAACAGAGCGAAATATTTTATAACCTGCAACAGTCCGATAACCGATCGGAAGGATTATACGGAAGCCAAAATCCGGCAATTTATCCTCAACGAATCCCGGAGTAAATTCCTTACCAATGGAGGTCAGCAATACAATCTTTTCGGATAA
- a CDS encoding alpha/beta hydrolase produces the protein MNSQTRVSIIIILILFGAFLLTLSGCTFLGNKAHKDIIYAKGMGAIPDQQLSIFEPKKPKSPKDVLIFIHGGNWNSGRKSQYNLIGRNWTKRDIVYVIIDYPLSPTATYKEMAEYSAKSVKWVKENIQNYGGNPDRIFISGHSAGGHLAALISIDDQYFQKLGMTNPIKGLILIDAAGLDMYGYLLDEKFPKDHTYYKTFTADQKTWKDASPLYHLHKGMPPMTIFRGGKTYPSIVLSNEKFIKAMQEFAPETPYEILKSKKHVPMITQFFNPWNKRYNQIHRFMESVDNKGSIVKN, from the coding sequence GTGAATTCTCAAACACGTGTCAGCATTATCATTATTCTTATTTTATTCGGAGCATTTTTGCTAACACTTTCCGGCTGTACTTTTCTTGGAAACAAAGCTCATAAAGATATCATTTATGCAAAAGGTATGGGAGCAATTCCTGATCAGCAGCTCAGTATTTTTGAACCAAAAAAACCTAAATCTCCTAAAGATGTTTTAATCTTTATTCATGGTGGAAACTGGAATTCAGGAAGAAAATCTCAATACAATCTGATCGGACGCAACTGGACAAAACGCGATATCGTTTATGTGATCATTGATTACCCATTAAGCCCGACTGCGACCTACAAAGAAATGGCAGAGTATTCGGCAAAGTCTGTAAAATGGGTCAAGGAAAATATTCAGAATTATGGTGGAAATCCTGACAGAATCTTCATTTCAGGGCATTCGGCTGGCGGCCATTTGGCAGCACTCATATCAATTGATGATCAATATTTTCAAAAGTTAGGTATGACAAATCCTATCAAAGGACTGATTCTGATTGATGCAGCCGGTTTGGATATGTATGGTTATTTGTTAGATGAAAAATTCCCGAAAGATCATACTTATTACAAAACATTTACTGCCGATCAAAAGACCTGGAAAGATGCGTCGCCACTTTATCACCTACATAAAGGAATGCCACCTATGACAATTTTCAGAGGTGGAAAAACTTATCCTTCTATTGTTTTGAGTAATGAAAAATTTATAAAAGCAATGCAGGAATTTGCACCTGAAACACCTTATGAAATCTTAAAAAGCAAGAAACATGTTCCAATGATTACGCAGTTTTTCAATCCCTGGAATAAACGCTATAATCAAATTCATCGTTTCATGGAAAGTGTTGATAACAAGGGAAGTATTGTCAAAAATTGA
- a CDS encoding CDGSH iron-sulfur domain-containing protein, translated as MTKVKLTVNNNGSLKVDGEFEIVDAQGNVYGLEGRTVVSICRCGLSANKPFCDGSHKGHFEHNAVAFDLPPKKV; from the coding sequence ATGACAAAAGTAAAGCTTACCGTTAATAATAACGGATCTCTGAAAGTAGACGGAGAATTTGAGATCGTAGATGCGCAGGGAAACGTGTACGGATTGGAAGGAAGAACTGTCGTTTCGATATGTCGCTGCGGACTTTCTGCCAACAAACCATTCTGCGACGGTTCTCACAAAGGACATTTTGAGCATAATGCGGTTGCATTTGATTTGCCTCCTAAAAAAGTTTAG
- a CDS encoding response regulator, with product MTPLNLLLVEDDDIDAMEFKRAIRKCNAEIQEMRICKYAEEAIMTLENWTPTCIFIDYQLPKTNGLELLKKIKKIAPKLPVIVLTSQGDERIAVEMMKAGAMEYFPKAEINAEKLTKTFHTMSQMFEVEKEREIAQKELAEKEEFIQKVAQLSPNIIYVIDIEKWTNIFHNQQISEILGYKADEPLPENVFAFSKLIDNQDVLTFRKHYSYIRHNLKDGEVIEKEFRLKHKNGSDVWIITREVPFKRNDAGEVLEVLGTAIDITSRKLVEQELIKAKKDAEEAARIKSDFLSTMSHEIRTPMNAIIGFTDLLLTSNFPEEDLQYLNTIKYSADNLMVILNDILDLSKIEAGKFSLEDFEFDLREKTGHLYRTFEFKAKEKGIRLSFEIDDKMPSILVGDAYRLNQILVNLIGNALKFTSEGFVKVSILVEKEYANKVDLKIQVKDSGIGISDDKLSLIFESFSQAHNNNATKFFGGTGLGLSITRKITELMQGEITAESELGAGSSFCVSLTFKKGNSVPARDNLNANIPFSLKGYSVIVAEDILANQLLLKHLLKRWEADFVICDNGKEVLDTLKLRNFDLILMDLQMPVMDGITAMKAIRNSFPHLDKVPVLAFTADTFAQTSLEIMDCKFQDFITKPFRIDELTSVIGKHLNL from the coding sequence ATGACCCCCTTGAATCTGCTGTTGGTAGAAGATGATGATATTGACGCGATGGAATTTAAACGTGCCATCCGGAAATGTAATGCTGAAATTCAGGAAATGCGGATATGTAAATATGCCGAAGAGGCCATTATGACCCTGGAAAACTGGACGCCTACCTGCATTTTTATTGATTATCAGCTTCCCAAAACCAACGGTCTGGAACTGCTTAAAAAAATAAAAAAGATTGCTCCAAAGCTTCCCGTGATCGTTTTAACTTCTCAGGGTGATGAACGAATTGCAGTAGAAATGATGAAAGCGGGAGCTATGGAATATTTTCCAAAAGCAGAAATAAACGCAGAAAAGCTGACAAAGACTTTTCATACCATGAGCCAGATGTTCGAGGTAGAAAAGGAACGTGAAATTGCGCAGAAGGAACTGGCGGAAAAGGAGGAATTTATCCAAAAGGTAGCACAGCTTTCACCCAATATCATTTATGTCATTGATATTGAAAAGTGGACAAACATTTTCCATAATCAACAGATCAGTGAAATCCTTGGTTATAAGGCAGACGAGCCACTTCCTGAAAATGTCTTTGCTTTTTCAAAACTGATCGATAATCAGGATGTGCTGACATTCCGGAAACATTACAGTTATATCAGGCATAATTTAAAAGACGGGGAAGTAATTGAAAAGGAGTTCCGTCTTAAACATAAAAACGGGTCTGATGTCTGGATCATTACCCGGGAAGTGCCTTTCAAGCGAAATGACGCAGGTGAAGTACTGGAAGTTTTGGGAACCGCCATTGATATAACAAGCAGAAAACTGGTTGAACAGGAATTGATAAAGGCAAAAAAAGATGCAGAAGAAGCCGCCCGAATCAAGTCTGATTTCTTGTCTACCATGAGTCATGAAATCCGTACGCCTATGAACGCGATCATTGGATTTACGGATTTGTTGCTGACAAGCAATTTCCCGGAAGAGGATCTTCAATATTTAAATACCATCAAATATTCAGCTGACAATCTGATGGTTATACTGAATGACATTTTAGATTTATCCAAAATTGAAGCCGGAAAATTCAGTCTTGAAGATTTTGAGTTTGACCTCCGGGAAAAAACCGGTCATTTATACCGGACTTTCGAATTTAAAGCAAAAGAAAAAGGAATCAGGCTTTCATTTGAAATTGACGACAAAATGCCGTCGATACTGGTCGGCGATGCATACCGTTTGAACCAGATTTTGGTCAATCTTATTGGTAATGCACTGAAATTCACTTCCGAAGGTTTTGTGAAAGTCTCTATCCTCGTTGAAAAGGAATATGCTAATAAAGTGGATTTAAAAATCCAGGTTAAAGATTCCGGGATTGGTATATCTGATGATAAACTGAGCCTGATTTTCGAAAGTTTTTCGCAGGCTCACAACAATAATGCAACCAAATTCTTTGGTGGAACCGGACTTGGTTTAAGCATTACGCGAAAAATTACAGAACTGATGCAGGGAGAAATTACAGCAGAAAGTGAGCTTGGTGCAGGAAGTTCTTTTTGCGTTTCGCTGACCTTCAAAAAAGGAAATTCTGTTCCTGCCAGAGATAATTTAAACGCAAATATTCCTTTTTCTCTTAAAGGTTATAGCGTAATTGTTGCAGAAGATATTCTTGCCAATCAGCTTTTACTTAAACATTTACTTAAAAGATGGGAAGCTGATTTTGTGATTTGTGATAATGGTAAAGAAGTTCTTGACACTTTGAAACTGCGTAATTTCGATCTGATACTCATGGACTTACAAATGCCAGTGATGGATGGCATTACCGCTATGAAAGCCATTCGAAATTCTTTTCCCCATCTTGACAAAGTTCCGGTTCTGGCATTTACTGCTGATACTTTTGCGCAGACTTCGCTTGAAATCATGGATTGTAAATTTCAGGATTTCATTACAAAGCCATTCCGGATTGACGAATTAACATCCGTCATCGGAAAACATCTGAATTTGTAA
- a CDS encoding response regulator — MTILLVEDDEVDIMNVKRAFKKNNISNPLVIAHNGIEALELLRSTEADAPKPRIVLLDLNMPRMGGIEFLKEIRQDPELSSLSVFVMTTSNEDGDKIDAFNLNVAGYILKPLSMDRFIAAVSTLKSYWTLCEYPE, encoded by the coding sequence ATGACAATCTTACTAGTTGAAGATGACGAAGTAGATATCATGAATGTGAAGCGAGCATTTAAAAAAAATAACATCTCAAATCCACTCGTGATTGCCCATAACGGCATTGAGGCCCTTGAACTTCTTCGGTCCACGGAAGCAGATGCGCCAAAACCAAGAATCGTTCTTCTGGATCTTAACATGCCGAGAATGGGAGGAATTGAATTCTTAAAAGAAATCAGACAGGATCCAGAACTAAGTTCTTTATCCGTTTTTGTCATGACCACTTCCAATGAAGATGGTGATAAAATTGACGCCTTTAATCTCAACGTAGCCGGTTATATCCTGAAACCTTTGTCTATGGATCGCTTCATTGCGGCTGTGTCTACTTTGAAAAGCTACTGGACCCTTTGCGAGTACCCTGAATAA
- a CDS encoding PAS domain-containing sensor histidine kinase, with the protein METTEITYHRLLKRQIRKSLSPELAENPEFQDFLNSVNQAYLEFQDDIARVEHILEQSSTELFKANKELINIAAQKTEEAASTNRRLEEVANSISEVLIQLNKEGNIIYLNNAWETVTGFKVTDSLNKNWAEFQINNDSKTRLESLFTGKINSVQDTFKLTTADKTEKWLEISISAQLSSDEEVIGFIGTVSDITSRKAQEEQINRMVEWFNESSEAVQVSDDTGKLLFINHEAARRLGKKQEEIIGSHISSVEKIFEENEKWEEYVNNLKSTSKMIITGVHRKTDGSTYPVESSVKYYETNGQGYVLAFIRDITERVEAENRLKSYMRDLERINAELDQFAYVVSHDLKAPLRAINNLSEWIEEDIEDHLDGDTKDQFKLLRGRVHRMESLINGILSYSRAGRIKTTKERFLVKSLLDDLCDTFSSKKPIEFIFEGDSKRELLSEKITLGQIMQNLISNGIKYNDKEEIKITIGWKDGDGGLEFFVRDNGPGISPEFHEKIFVIFQTLQSRDEVESTGVGLAIVKKIMDEKGAKIRIESVMKESTTFFFTWPVNEIAEVEKI; encoded by the coding sequence TTGGAAACAACGGAAATTACTTATCACCGTCTTTTAAAACGCCAGATCAGGAAATCTTTATCCCCTGAACTGGCTGAAAATCCTGAATTTCAAGATTTTCTTAATTCCGTCAATCAGGCTTATCTTGAATTTCAGGATGATATTGCCCGTGTGGAACATATATTGGAACAAAGTTCTACTGAATTATTTAAGGCCAACAAAGAGCTGATTAATATTGCCGCTCAGAAAACGGAAGAAGCCGCTTCAACAAACAGAAGGCTTGAAGAGGTGGCCAACAGTATTTCCGAAGTGCTTATTCAGCTTAACAAAGAAGGCAATATCATATATCTCAACAACGCCTGGGAAACGGTAACAGGATTTAAAGTAACGGACAGTCTGAACAAAAACTGGGCTGAATTTCAAATAAATAACGATTCAAAAACCAGGTTAGAATCACTTTTTACAGGGAAAATCAATTCGGTTCAGGATACTTTCAAATTAACAACAGCCGACAAAACCGAAAAATGGCTGGAAATTTCTATTTCTGCACAATTATCTTCTGATGAAGAAGTAATCGGATTTATCGGGACGGTGAGTGATATCACTTCCAGAAAAGCCCAGGAAGAACAGATTAACCGTATGGTTGAGTGGTTTAACGAATCCAGTGAGGCTGTTCAGGTTTCGGATGATACCGGAAAACTGCTTTTCATAAATCACGAAGCAGCCCGGCGTCTAGGCAAAAAACAGGAGGAAATAATCGGATCGCACATTAGCAGTGTTGAAAAAATATTTGAGGAAAATGAGAAATGGGAGGAGTACGTAAATAATTTGAAAAGTACTTCCAAGATGATCATTACCGGGGTCCACAGAAAGACAGATGGCAGTACTTATCCCGTAGAATCAAGTGTAAAATATTACGAAACCAATGGACAGGGTTATGTTCTGGCATTTATACGGGATATCACCGAACGGGTTGAAGCTGAGAATAGACTAAAATCTTACATGCGTGACCTGGAAAGGATCAACGCTGAACTTGACCAGTTTGCTTACGTGGTTAGTCATGATTTAAAGGCACCCTTACGTGCGATAAATAATTTATCCGAATGGATTGAGGAAGATATTGAAGACCATCTTGATGGCGACACAAAAGATCAGTTCAAACTTTTACGCGGACGAGTCCACAGGATGGAAAGTCTGATTAACGGAATTTTATCCTATTCCAGAGCCGGACGTATCAAAACAACCAAAGAAAGATTTCTGGTTAAATCATTGCTTGATGATCTTTGTGATACTTTCAGTTCAAAAAAGCCGATCGAATTTATTTTTGAGGGTGACTCGAAAAGGGAATTGCTTTCCGAAAAAATCACGCTGGGACAAATTATGCAAAACCTGATTTCCAACGGGATTAAGTACAACGATAAAGAGGAAATCAAAATCACAATTGGCTGGAAAGATGGAGATGGAGGTCTTGAATTTTTTGTAAGAGATAATGGACCAGGAATCAGTCCGGAGTTTCATGAAAAGATATTTGTCATTTTCCAAACTTTGCAATCCAGGGACGAAGTTGAAAGTACCGGCGTAGGCCTTGCCATTGTGAAAAAAATCATGGATGAAAAAGGAGCAAAAATCCGTATCGAATCTGTTATGAAGGAATCGACTACGTTCTTTTTCACCTGGCCGGTTAATGAAATAGCCGAGGTTGAAAAAATATAG
- a CDS encoding FIST signal transduction protein: protein MKIEQFVYSGAASAKPFTINPQLIFAFGHRELLESQTLTQELAKSYPDAILTGCSTAGEIISESVHDGTIIFTAIEFEDVKIKSAKVGLKDSAYNSFEIGKKLVSQFPQEGLKHVFVVSDGLKVNGTDLVKGIADELPANVTLTGGLAGDGPHFSKTVIVEPDGTVATESIAAIGFYGDSLQIGFGSRGGWDSFGLDRLVTKSKENVLYEIDGQPALDLYKSFLGDRAKDLPSSGLLFPLSMRDSEDRAPVVRTILGISEEDKSLTFAGDIPQGSFVRLMKANTDRLINGAEEAAVAAKNGDKKSPEFALLVSCVGRKLVLKQIVEEEVESVSEVLDQPFMTGFYSYGEIAPFNQNVQCELHNQTMTITTFRES from the coding sequence ATGAAAATTGAACAGTTCGTCTATTCTGGCGCAGCCTCCGCCAAACCTTTTACAATAAATCCGCAATTAATTTTCGCTTTTGGACATAGAGAACTTCTTGAAAGTCAGACTTTGACGCAGGAGCTGGCTAAAAGCTATCCCGACGCAATTTTAACAGGCTGCTCAACCGCAGGCGAAATTATCAGCGAATCTGTTCATGACGGCACTATCATTTTCACCGCCATTGAATTTGAGGATGTAAAAATCAAATCAGCGAAAGTCGGGCTGAAAGATTCGGCTTATAACAGTTTTGAAATTGGTAAAAAGCTGGTTTCACAATTTCCGCAGGAAGGATTAAAACACGTTTTTGTCGTTTCCGACGGACTAAAAGTGAACGGAACTGATCTTGTAAAAGGTATTGCCGATGAATTACCGGCAAATGTCACCTTAACGGGCGGACTTGCAGGTGACGGACCTCATTTTTCTAAAACTGTCATTGTTGAACCTGACGGAACCGTGGCTACGGAAAGTATTGCCGCTATCGGTTTTTATGGAGATTCCCTTCAAATCGGTTTCGGATCACGTGGTGGCTGGGATAGTTTTGGCTTGGACAGACTAGTCACAAAATCGAAAGAAAACGTATTGTATGAAATTGACGGTCAGCCGGCTTTGGATCTATATAAATCATTTTTGGGCGACAGGGCAAAAGATCTTCCGTCATCCGGACTTTTGTTCCCGCTAAGTATGCGCGACAGCGAAGACCGGGCGCCTGTGGTAAGGACAATCCTCGGGATCAGCGAAGAAGATAAAAGTCTGACTTTCGCGGGTGATATTCCACAGGGAAGTTTTGTAAGGCTGATGAAGGCTAATACCGACAGATTGATCAATGGTGCGGAAGAGGCTGCTGTGGCTGCTAAAAATGGCGATAAAAAATCTCCGGAATTTGCATTGCTGGTAAGTTGCGTTGGCAGAAAACTGGTATTAAAACAAATTGTTGAAGAGGAAGTTGAGTCCGTTTCAGAAGTTTTGGATCAGCCGTTCATGACAGGATTTTATTCCTATGGTGAGATTGCGCCATTTAACCAGAATGTTCAATGTGAACTTCACAATCAAACTATGACCATTACCACCTTCCGGGAATCTTAA
- a CDS encoding deoxyguanosinetriphosphate triphosphohydrolase yields MKWEKLLSAKRWGSEDKNIEDQAEARSEFQRDYDRLIFSSPFRRLQNKTQVFPLPGSIFVHNRLTHSLEVASVGRSLGRIFYNRLKKSRPDLDDELPLISEIGNIVAAACLAHDLGNPAFGHSGEAAISYYFTNGDGLIYRDKVAEAQWEDLTHFEGNANAFRILTHPYAGKGYGSFALTYSTLAAIAKYPCESLAGHDKSKIFRKKYGFFQSEQAGFEKIATELGLAQVEDNYLIYKRHPIVYLVEAADDICYNIIDLEDAHRLKILSYRDVEDLLLPLANDPKMAERLADIDDDDAKISFLRAKSINTLIGQCSELFYKEQETILSGDFNHSLIDQIQEPFCSIMKNIEQISIKKIYNYSSVVQIEVAGYKVMGGLLEEFIPAYLNNNSHYSKKLVELIPKQFITNKTDEYSKIQTVLDFISGMTDLYAVELFRKIKGISFPSIS; encoded by the coding sequence ATGAAGTGGGAAAAATTACTCTCGGCGAAACGCTGGGGAAGTGAAGATAAAAATATAGAAGACCAGGCTGAAGCACGGTCGGAATTTCAGCGTGATTATGACAGATTGATATTTTCTTCGCCTTTCCGAAGACTTCAGAATAAAACGCAGGTTTTCCCATTACCCGGAAGCATTTTTGTTCATAACAGATTGACGCATAGCTTGGAAGTGGCGAGTGTCGGACGTTCATTGGGTAGGATTTTCTATAACAGATTAAAGAAAAGCAGACCTGATCTTGACGACGAACTTCCGCTGATCAGTGAAATCGGAAATATTGTGGCAGCGGCTTGTCTGGCGCACGATCTTGGAAATCCGGCTTTTGGACATTCCGGAGAGGCAGCAATTTCCTATTATTTTACAAATGGTGACGGGCTGATTTATAGGGATAAAGTAGCAGAAGCGCAATGGGAAGATCTGACTCATTTTGAAGGAAATGCGAATGCTTTCAGGATTCTGACACATCCCTATGCAGGAAAAGGATATGGAAGTTTCGCGCTGACCTATTCAACATTAGCAGCTATTGCGAAATATCCCTGCGAATCACTTGCAGGACATGACAAATCGAAAATATTTAGAAAAAAATATGGTTTTTTTCAGTCAGAACAAGCTGGTTTTGAGAAAATTGCTACCGAACTTGGCTTGGCGCAAGTTGAAGATAACTATCTGATTTACAAACGTCATCCGATTGTTTATCTGGTTGAAGCAGCTGATGATATCTGTTATAACATCATAGATCTTGAAGACGCACACCGGCTTAAAATTTTATCTTACAGAGATGTTGAAGATCTGCTTTTACCATTAGCGAACGATCCTAAAATGGCTGAACGGCTTGCGGACATTGATGATGACGATGCAAAAATCAGCTTTTTGAGGGCAAAATCGATTAATACATTGATTGGTCAGTGCTCTGAGCTTTTTTATAAGGAGCAGGAAACCATTCTGAGTGGAGATTTTAACCATAGTCTGATTGACCAGATCCAGGAACCATTCTGCTCCATTATGAAGAATATTGAACAGATTTCTATTAAAAAAATTTACAATTATTCTTCCGTAGTGCAAATTGAAGTGGCGGGTTATAAGGTGATGGGCGGACTTTTGGAAGAATTTATTCCGGCATATCTTAACAACAATTCTCACTATTCAAAAAAACTGGTTGAGCTGATCCCGAAACAATTTATTACAAATAAAACTGACGAATACTCAAAAATCCAGACCGTTCTTGATTTTATATCCGGTATGACAGACCTTTATGCAGTAGAATTATTTCGAAAAATAAAGGGGATTTCGTTCCCGTCCATTAGTTAG
- a CDS encoding pseudouridine synthase has protein sequence MTESKHRYFIINKPANMVSQFISPDTVGLLGDLEYDFPEGIHAIGRLDSHSEGLLILTTNKKVTRLLFQGEVPHKRVYVVHVKNVINQEKLNLLRTGIPILIKGNVKYVTTPCEVEIVEKPKGWLKRSKEPEDVPHTWLRITLTEGKYHQVRKMVYAAGHKCKRLIRMSIEDLELGDLQPGKVREMEEEDFFKKLKIENWRDILEKPTFLGN, from the coding sequence ATGACCGAGTCAAAACATCGTTATTTTATCATTAACAAACCTGCCAACATGGTATCCCAATTCATCAGTCCGGATACTGTGGGTTTACTTGGCGACCTGGAATATGATTTTCCGGAAGGAATTCATGCGATCGGCCGGCTGGATAGTCATTCGGAAGGGTTGTTGATTTTAACGACGAACAAAAAAGTTACCCGTTTATTATTTCAGGGAGAGGTGCCGCATAAGCGGGTTTATGTTGTGCATGTCAAAAACGTGATCAACCAGGAAAAGCTGAATTTATTAAGAACTGGTATTCCAATTTTGATTAAAGGAAATGTGAAATATGTTACAACGCCTTGTGAAGTTGAAATTGTAGAAAAGCCAAAAGGCTGGCTGAAACGCTCAAAAGAACCCGAAGATGTGCCGCATACCTGGCTGAGAATTACTTTAACCGAAGGAAAATATCATCAGGTTAGAAAAATGGTGTATGCCGCCGGGCATAAATGCAAAAGATTAATCCGCATGTCGATTGAAGATCTGGAACTTGGTGATCTGCAACCGGGAAAAGTCCGGGAAATGGAAGAGGAAGATTTTTTCAAAAAACTGAAAATTGAAAACTGGCGGGATATTCTTGAAAAACCAACTTTTCTGGGAAATTGA
- a CDS encoding 6-phosphogluconolactonase, producing MKLNIYADKDAMSKATADLIVEQIRKKPDSLLCFPSGESPTIVLKYLVKYGLEGHVDFSQCRFVGLDEWIGMDENDEGSCKHYLFSNFFNPLKINPKQIIFFDGLAENPDMECKRMDEYILENGPIDLMLVGLGMNGHIGLNEPGVDYHSYAHTTELDPVTVKVAQKYFNKTTELSGGITLGLQHFTEAKTAILIVAGEKKADIVVKVLMEEISNQIPGTIIRSHENAFIFLDEEAASNLSETIRGIYF from the coding sequence ATGAAGTTGAATATCTATGCTGATAAGGACGCGATGTCCAAAGCAACTGCGGATCTGATTGTAGAACAAATCCGGAAAAAACCGGATTCTTTGTTATGTTTCCCGTCTGGGGAATCTCCAACAATCGTATTAAAATATCTTGTCAAATATGGTCTGGAAGGACATGTTGATTTCAGCCAATGCCGTTTTGTAGGTTTGGATGAATGGATTGGTATGGACGAAAACGATGAAGGGAGCTGCAAACATTATTTGTTTTCCAATTTTTTCAACCCATTAAAAATCAATCCAAAACAAATCATTTTTTTCGACGGTCTCGCTGAAAACCCTGATATGGAATGCAAGCGTATGGATGAATATATTCTGGAAAACGGACCGATTGATCTGATGTTGGTCGGTTTGGGAATGAATGGACATATTGGTTTAAACGAACCCGGCGTTGACTACCATTCTTATGCACATACAACCGAACTGGATCCGGTTACGGTGAAAGTTGCACAAAAATATTTTAACAAAACAACTGAGCTTTCCGGCGGAATAACACTTGGCCTCCAACATTTTACCGAAGCAAAAACGGCAATTTTAATTGTCGCTGGGGAGAAAAAAGCTGATATCGTTGTAAAAGTTTTAATGGAAGAAATCTCGAATCAGATTCCGGGAACCATTATCCGTTCACATGAAAATGCTTTTATTTTTCTTGACGAAGAAGCTGCTTCCAATCTTTCCGAAACAATCCGCGGAATCTATTTCTAA